One genomic window of Halovivax cerinus includes the following:
- a CDS encoding DNA-binding protein — protein sequence MPRESDPRTIRDALDAATDAFNEEGFGVPTREPAIDPEADWKTQLTKACRLLAAVDRLDGHDYFTATIELCFGATERSVEAFALAEGGDELGDSRDHTTCYDRASALGLLSPETTIRLRQLYDTNRTDSYYGGRRPTERQATAMRTLSGAVHGFVTDQLREGGVCLCYADTQ from the coding sequence ATGCCTAGGGAGTCCGATCCGCGTACAATCAGGGACGCGCTCGATGCAGCCACCGACGCGTTCAACGAAGAGGGGTTCGGCGTCCCGACGCGAGAGCCTGCAATCGACCCGGAGGCGGACTGGAAAACACAACTCACGAAAGCGTGTCGACTGCTCGCCGCCGTTGATCGTCTCGACGGACACGACTATTTTACGGCGACCATAGAACTCTGCTTTGGGGCGACCGAGCGCTCCGTCGAGGCATTCGCACTCGCTGAGGGTGGAGACGAACTCGGTGATTCCCGTGATCATACGACCTGCTATGATCGGGCATCAGCGCTCGGACTCCTCTCTCCGGAGACGACGATACGGCTACGGCAGCTATACGACACGAATCGGACGGACAGTTACTACGGTGGACGGCGCCCGACGGAGCGACAGGCGACCGCCATGCGGACTCTCTCGGGAGCGGTTCACGGGTTCGTCACCGATCAACTCCGCGAGGGTGGCGTTTGTCTCTGTTATGCCGATACACAGTGA
- a CDS encoding nucleotidyltransferase domain-containing protein: MSRFSNMDTESRSTIILDIPPNEPRIFASRAVNDILSFLSRHHTDEFTITELTDAVEYSQASVSKAIDVLAANYLVTDQRDGNKRTVQINRERLSRPDDPFLQIPQAAFQEPVRVAVDELLDRIDDIVGIVVYGSVARGEADRRSDIDLWVLVEEDRMASQRVANRVRQDLEDRTFDDDRYAYEIDVEGLSAVPNYEDSIREILTSAITLYDTETFDTVQTLLFHGGFDA; encoded by the coding sequence ATGAGTCGATTCTCGAATATGGATACCGAAAGTAGGTCGACGATCATCCTCGATATTCCGCCTAATGAGCCGCGTATCTTTGCAAGTCGAGCGGTGAACGACATCTTATCTTTTTTATCTCGACACCACACGGACGAGTTCACGATAACTGAACTGACCGACGCCGTCGAGTACTCGCAGGCGAGCGTGTCGAAAGCCATCGACGTACTGGCCGCCAACTATCTCGTCACCGATCAGCGCGATGGGAACAAACGGACGGTGCAAATCAATCGAGAGCGCCTCAGCCGACCGGACGACCCGTTCCTGCAGATTCCGCAGGCGGCGTTTCAGGAACCGGTCCGAGTCGCCGTGGACGAACTTCTCGATCGAATCGACGATATCGTGGGAATCGTCGTATACGGGAGCGTCGCGCGTGGTGAGGCCGACCGTCGGAGCGACATCGATCTGTGGGTACTCGTCGAGGAAGACCGGATGGCATCACAACGGGTTGCCAACCGCGTTCGACAGGACCTCGAAGATCGGACCTTCGACGACGATCGGTACGCCTACGAAATCGACGTCGAAGGACTGTCGGCGGTCCCGAACTACGAGGACTCCATCAGAGAGATACTTACAAGCGCCATCACCCTGTACGACACGGAGACTTTCGACACCGTACAGACGCTACTGTTCCACGGTGGGTTCGATGCCTAG
- a CDS encoding ABC transporter permease subunit, which yields MMELAAYYGRERVRGSVYLAAAMSLLAAMVIWVYPSFADTFGEDELLEAYPPQVLQVFDIETMSSIEGFLSFELYTFGWVILLGLYLAYLAAGTIADDVDRERTDVLLTLPISRASVVAQTFAALAVPIVVVNVITPVVVFVSTRLVDHPIGVADLAAVHVFSIPYLFACAAIGLLASVVASRAAIAQRVALGAIFGLYMLESLLEGTDYEIVGAISPTRYYDPNAILLDAEYDLVGAGILVAATIVLVVVSQLWFRRRDV from the coding sequence ATGATGGAACTCGCCGCCTATTACGGTCGCGAGCGCGTTCGGGGGAGCGTCTACCTCGCCGCGGCCATGTCGCTGCTCGCCGCGATGGTGATCTGGGTCTACCCCTCCTTCGCCGACACGTTCGGCGAGGACGAGTTGTTAGAGGCCTATCCCCCGCAGGTCCTCCAGGTGTTCGATATCGAGACGATGAGTTCGATCGAGGGATTCCTCTCGTTCGAACTGTACACGTTCGGCTGGGTGATCCTCCTCGGCCTGTACCTCGCGTACCTGGCCGCGGGGACGATCGCCGACGACGTCGACCGCGAACGGACCGACGTCCTCCTCACGCTGCCGATCTCGCGCGCCAGCGTCGTCGCGCAGACCTTCGCGGCGCTGGCCGTCCCGATCGTCGTCGTCAACGTGATCACACCGGTCGTCGTCTTCGTGAGCACCCGGCTGGTCGACCACCCGATCGGCGTCGCGGATCTCGCCGCCGTGCACGTCTTCTCCATCCCGTACCTCTTCGCCTGCGCGGCGATCGGCCTGCTCGCGTCCGTCGTCGCCAGTCGGGCGGCGATCGCCCAGCGCGTCGCCCTTGGGGCCATCTTCGGACTCTACATGCTCGAATCGCTCCTGGAGGGAACCGACTACGAGATCGTCGGCGCTATCTCGCCCACGCGGTACTACGATCCGAACGCGATCCTCCTGGACGCCGAGTACGACCTCGTCGGCGCGGGGATCCTGGTCGCGGCCACGATCGTCCTCGTCGTCGTCTCGCAGCTGTGGTTCCGGCGGCGCGACGTGTGA
- a CDS encoding ABC transporter ATP-binding protein: protein MDAVTLDGLTKDYGEVLANDDVSFAVERGEIFGYLGPNGAGKTTTIRMLLGLISPTDGSATVLGADVRDESALIDARRRIGYLPDNPQYDETATGRELIALHERIKGDRRSDELVELFDPPLDRPIREYSHGNVRKLGLVLTFMHDPELVILDEPTGGLDPLMKQRFGEFLRRERETGLTVLFSSHILGEVRRLCDRVAIIRQGRLVTVEPVESLLERSGKVVRLAAAEPIPHAALDGLDGVHDLGAGVAGSATGSAAGAETDATDSADAGGERTATDPDAGDHSHESDAGDHFHESDTGDHFHESDTDDHFHEYTFTYTGEVNTLLARLGEYSLHDCTIEEAPLEDVFLRFYGAETDETDPPASTPADDAGGASR from the coding sequence ATGGACGCGGTCACGTTGGACGGACTCACGAAGGACTACGGCGAGGTACTCGCGAACGACGACGTCTCGTTCGCCGTCGAGCGCGGCGAGATCTTCGGGTACCTCGGGCCGAACGGCGCCGGCAAGACGACGACGATCCGAATGCTGCTCGGCCTCATCTCGCCGACGGACGGTTCGGCGACGGTGCTCGGCGCCGACGTGCGCGACGAATCGGCGCTCATCGACGCGCGCCGCCGGATCGGATACTTGCCCGACAACCCGCAGTACGACGAGACCGCGACCGGCCGGGAGCTCATCGCCCTCCACGAGCGCATCAAGGGCGATCGGCGGAGCGACGAACTCGTCGAGCTGTTCGACCCGCCGCTCGACCGCCCGATACGGGAGTACTCCCACGGCAACGTCCGCAAGCTCGGTCTCGTGCTCACGTTCATGCACGATCCCGAACTGGTGATCTTAGACGAGCCGACGGGTGGCCTCGACCCGCTCATGAAACAGCGCTTCGGCGAGTTCCTCCGCCGGGAGCGCGAGACCGGCCTCACCGTCCTCTTTTCTTCGCACATCCTCGGCGAGGTTCGCCGCCTCTGTGACCGTGTGGCCATCATCCGGCAGGGCCGACTGGTGACGGTGGAACCGGTCGAATCGCTGCTCGAACGCAGCGGCAAGGTCGTCCGCCTGGCCGCCGCCGAGCCGATCCCGCACGCCGCGCTCGATGGCCTCGACGGGGTCCACGATCTCGGTGCCGGCGTCGCCGGTTCGGCGACCGGCTCCGCCGCAGGTGCCGAGACGGACGCGACGGACAGCGCGGATGCGGGTGGTGAGCGGACCGCCACCGATCCCGACGCTGGTGACCACTCCCACGAGTCCGACGCGGGCGACCACTTCCACGAGTCCGACACGGGCGACCACTTCCACGAGTCCGACACGGACGATCACTTCCACGAGTACACGTTCACGTACACGGGCGAGGTGAACACGCTGCTTGCCCGCCTCGGGGAGTACTCGCTGCACGACTGCACGATAGAAGAGGCGCCGCTCGAGGACGTCTTCCTCCGGTTCTACGGCGCCGAAACGGACGAGACCGATCCGCCCGCGTCGACGCCTGCCGACGACGCCGGAGGTGCGTCGCGATGA
- a CDS encoding universal stress protein — protein MYHVLLPIDDDEDRALAQAQYVADLPNASESVRAIALFVFHGEGEDLPDELAQFNSATRVGSVRRATEYLDDRGIETTVVEDSGDTVEDILGVAEDHDVDSIVLGGRKRSPVGKALFGSVTQSVILETDRPVVVTGNNHG, from the coding sequence ATGTATCACGTTCTGCTCCCGATCGACGACGACGAGGACCGCGCGCTCGCACAGGCCCAGTACGTCGCCGACCTCCCGAACGCGAGCGAGTCGGTCCGGGCCATCGCCCTCTTCGTCTTCCACGGCGAGGGCGAGGACCTCCCCGACGAACTGGCCCAGTTCAACTCGGCGACGCGCGTCGGGTCCGTCCGCCGGGCGACCGAGTACCTGGACGACCGAGGGATCGAGACGACGGTCGTCGAGGACAGCGGCGACACGGTGGAGGATATCCTCGGCGTGGCCGAGGACCACGACGTCGACTCGATCGTCCTCGGCGGACGGAAGCGCTCGCCCGTCGGGAAGGCCCTCTTCGGGAGCGTCACCCAGTCGGTCATCCTGGAGACCGACCGACCGGTCGTCGTCACCGGGAACAACCACGGGTAA
- a CDS encoding ArsR/SmtB family transcription factor has translation MSQSMQAARNSHAPHSTNEPTYDVDDVVGAFDDPACRQVLEATSDEARSAKEIAESADLALSTTYRKLDQLSDAGLLEEGLRIRRSGNHTAEYAARLDEFVLTVSPEDGVQLRTADRNTVGSVSAL, from the coding sequence ATGAGCCAATCCATGCAGGCGGCCCGGAACTCGCACGCGCCACACTCGACGAACGAACCCACGTACGACGTCGACGACGTCGTCGGCGCCTTCGACGATCCGGCGTGCCGACAGGTTCTCGAGGCGACCAGCGACGAGGCGCGCTCGGCGAAGGAGATCGCGGAGTCGGCCGACCTGGCGCTCTCGACGACGTACCGAAAGCTCGACCAGCTCTCGGATGCCGGGCTCCTCGAGGAGGGACTGCGCATTCGTCGGTCCGGCAATCACACCGCGGAGTACGCGGCGCGACTCGACGAGTTCGTCCTCACCGTCTCCCCCGAGGACGGCGTCCAGTTGCGCACCGCCGATCGGAACACGGTCGGCAGCGTGAGCGCCCTCTGA
- a CDS encoding DUF7560 family zinc ribbon protein, giving the protein MGTHDSSTFVCPACGASFDVTAVQRDGLVEHGCALCGTSVPPDSFA; this is encoded by the coding sequence ATGGGAACCCACGACTCCTCGACGTTCGTCTGTCCGGCCTGCGGCGCGTCCTTCGACGTGACTGCGGTGCAGCGAGACGGGCTCGTCGAACACGGTTGTGCGCTGTGTGGGACGTCGGTCCCTCCCGATTCGTTCGCGTGA
- a CDS encoding helix-turn-helix domain-containing protein, which produces MADGIRATVAIMAPEGCPIARESARTESIIDQTATSVSPAGSTGSVTEYLAAADDPATDTANAADEGPATNAGSTPDEPAADAVFTYGSDVVYRTSHEEPEGCPCACLGSYGCPVHRYVADDGEVTIVFHAESFGQLQDVMADLRERFPSVDVRRLLQPPLDGTPDDGVFVNRGKLTDRQREVLETAYENDYFERPRGANASELAAELDISPSTFTEHLVTAQRKLLDDVLDPGS; this is translated from the coding sequence ATGGCCGATGGGATACGCGCGACGGTGGCTATCATGGCGCCCGAGGGCTGTCCGATCGCCCGGGAATCGGCGCGGACGGAGTCGATCATCGATCAGACGGCGACCAGCGTCTCGCCGGCCGGATCGACCGGCAGCGTCACCGAGTACCTCGCCGCGGCCGACGACCCCGCGACCGATACAGCGAACGCGGCCGACGAGGGTCCGGCGACCAACGCGGGGTCCACGCCGGACGAACCCGCGGCCGACGCCGTGTTCACGTACGGATCCGACGTGGTCTACCGCACGTCACACGAGGAGCCGGAGGGCTGTCCATGCGCGTGTCTCGGCTCGTACGGGTGTCCGGTCCACCGGTACGTCGCGGACGACGGGGAGGTGACCATCGTGTTCCACGCCGAATCGTTCGGGCAACTCCAGGACGTCATGGCCGACCTTCGAGAGCGGTTTCCGTCGGTCGACGTGCGGCGACTGCTCCAGCCGCCGCTCGACGGTACGCCGGACGACGGCGTCTTCGTCAACCGCGGCAAGCTCACCGACCGCCAGCGAGAGGTGCTCGAGACGGCGTACGAGAACGACTACTTCGAACGTCCCAGAGGCGCGAACGCCTCCGAACTCGCCGCCGAACTCGACATTTCACCGTCGACGTTCACCGAACACCTCGTCACCGCCCAGCGAAAGCTCCTCGACGACGTGCTTGATCCCGGTTCCTGA
- a CDS encoding pyridoxamine 5'-phosphate oxidase family protein has protein sequence MSLARETEMAPDELDAFVGQQETGVLSLARDDEPYAIPISYGYDANERVFYLRLVSTPESEKRRYLSSSPRARLVVYDENRPESTYRSVVAVGSLAEIPPGELTVDRIEQYGEAKRPLFEIWANSKQDLDIQLYTLEPAELSGRRTELAAETDA, from the coding sequence ATGTCACTCGCACGGGAAACGGAAATGGCGCCGGACGAACTCGACGCGTTTGTCGGCCAACAGGAGACCGGCGTGCTCTCTCTCGCGCGCGACGACGAACCGTACGCGATCCCGATCTCCTACGGCTACGACGCGAACGAGCGCGTGTTCTACCTCCGACTCGTCTCGACGCCCGAGAGCGAGAAACGACGCTACCTCTCGTCGTCGCCGCGGGCACGCCTCGTGGTCTACGACGAGAACCGACCCGAGTCGACCTACCGGAGCGTCGTCGCCGTCGGGTCGCTGGCGGAGATCCCGCCGGGCGAGCTCACCGTCGATCGAATCGAACAGTACGGGGAGGCCAAGCGCCCGCTGTTCGAGATCTGGGCGAACTCGAAACAGGACCTCGACATCCAGCTCTACACCCTCGAGCCGGCCGAACTGAGCGGTCGACGAACGGAACTCGCCGCAGAGACCGACGCGTAG
- a CDS encoding DUF7560 family zinc ribbon protein: MTEYEFTCPECGQHIEINGPMRTAILSNGCPICSEAVGDESFAPA, encoded by the coding sequence ATGACGGAATACGAGTTCACCTGTCCCGAGTGTGGCCAGCACATCGAGATCAACGGCCCGATGCGGACGGCTATCTTGTCGAACGGCTGTCCGATCTGTTCCGAGGCTGTCGGCGACGAGAGCTTCGCCCCCGCGTAG
- a CDS encoding TlpA family protein disulfide reductase yields the protein MRRRELIAGAGALAVLGGAGAMATTGWRPGSEEARIDPIELPTIPGTADPAETTTVPERGRVSVVEIFATWCDVCARQMQPMGRLVDETDTDVQIVSVTNEPLGDTITREDVADWWERHDGRWPVAHDPDLDLTATLDAAGVPYTVVLDAENRIVWRHSEYVGVDALREQVTAAKDHPRNDGGARGDPAAGVRPGAASRGVTHITTRSEATATTARSNK from the coding sequence ATGCGTCGTCGCGAGCTGATAGCCGGTGCCGGCGCCCTCGCGGTCCTCGGCGGTGCGGGCGCGATGGCGACGACTGGCTGGCGTCCCGGCTCCGAGGAGGCGCGGATCGACCCGATCGAGCTGCCGACGATCCCGGGAACTGCCGACCCGGCCGAGACCACGACGGTACCCGAACGCGGACGGGTCAGCGTCGTCGAGATATTCGCCACCTGGTGTGACGTCTGTGCGCGCCAGATGCAGCCCATGGGTCGACTCGTCGACGAGACCGACACGGACGTCCAGATCGTCTCCGTGACGAACGAGCCGCTCGGCGACACGATCACTCGCGAGGACGTGGCGGACTGGTGGGAGCGCCACGATGGCCGCTGGCCGGTCGCACACGACCCCGATCTCGACCTGACGGCGACGCTCGACGCGGCCGGCGTCCCCTACACGGTCGTCCTCGACGCGGAGAATCGGATCGTCTGGCGCCACAGCGAGTACGTCGGCGTCGACGCACTCCGAGAGCAGGTTACCGCCGCGAAAGACCACCCCAGGAACGACGGCGGCGCTCGCGGTGACCCGGCCGCAGGCGTGCGACCCGGGGCGGCGTCACGAGGGGTAACCCATATCACCACCCGGAGCGAAGCCACCGCAACGACGGCACGGAGCAACAAATGA
- a CDS encoding SCO family protein, which produces MHTTQSTIDRRTVLRSAGATAIGGTLAGCLGRGERASTDLILAPPEGHERAKTTDVPHPIYGDELPSATVPAPLQDRSVTTTGFVGARHTMLTFVFTSCTTVCPGLTATIRRVQADAAERGDADEIVFQAITFDPEYDTGPVLREYGRDLGVDFDAGNWYFLRPESPARARAVVDDTFGVAFERVDGADSTDQSGDDPDGGEPGDGDETGGNHTAESTNETSHTAETTNETDGGHGAHARHFVHTSLVLLVNRAGLVERAYTGGPPAPQTVRDDARAVVEGW; this is translated from the coding sequence ATGCACACGACCCAATCGACGATCGACAGGCGGACGGTGCTCCGGAGCGCCGGAGCGACGGCTATCGGCGGCACGCTCGCGGGGTGTCTCGGACGCGGAGAGCGCGCGTCGACCGACCTGATCCTTGCCCCACCGGAGGGCCACGAGCGCGCGAAGACGACGGACGTTCCGCACCCGATTTACGGGGACGAGCTCCCGAGCGCGACGGTTCCGGCACCGCTGCAGGATCGATCGGTGACGACCACCGGGTTCGTCGGCGCGCGCCACACCATGCTGACGTTCGTCTTCACCAGCTGCACGACCGTCTGTCCGGGCCTCACAGCGACGATCCGGCGCGTCCAGGCGGACGCGGCCGAGCGCGGCGACGCCGACGAGATCGTGTTCCAGGCGATCACATTCGACCCCGAGTACGATACGGGACCGGTCCTGCGCGAGTACGGGCGGGATCTCGGCGTCGACTTCGACGCGGGCAACTGGTACTTCCTCCGACCGGAGTCGCCAGCACGGGCCAGGGCGGTCGTCGACGACACGTTCGGCGTCGCCTTCGAACGCGTGGACGGAGCCGACTCGACGGACCAGAGCGGAGACGATCCCGACGGTGGCGAACCGGGCGACGGTGACGAGACGGGTGGGAACCACACCGCCGAGTCGACGAACGAAACCAGCCACACCGCGGAGACGACGAACGAAACCGACGGTGGCCACGGGGCGCACGCGCGCCACTTCGTCCACACTTCGCTGGTCCTCCTGGTGAACCGGGCGGGACTGGTCGAGCGAGCGTACACCGGTGGACCGCCGGCACCGCAGACCGTTCGCGACGACGCGCGGGCGGTCGTGGAGGGATGGTAA
- a CDS encoding plastocyanin/azurin family copper-binding protein has protein sequence MTTTRIDRRDALRASGGAAVALLAGCLGGDEPTVPSPPENAGELGTPAERTTVTTTSRPFPEFDPQVVHVVEGGTVEWVVETGRHDVTAYHRDGHPPHRTPDNVEPWGSGRLSQPGQTFAYTFDREGVYDYVDTQQVCTSHEVAGNIGRVVVGWPDPVDEPAMADPPETMPRRAVNALTMFNERTAPTLEAGP, from the coding sequence ATGACGACCACTCGAATCGATCGCCGCGACGCGCTCCGCGCCAGCGGCGGTGCCGCTGTCGCGCTACTCGCCGGCTGCCTGGGAGGTGACGAGCCGACCGTCCCGTCGCCGCCCGAGAACGCCGGCGAACTCGGCACGCCGGCCGAACGGACCACGGTCACGACGACGTCGCGGCCGTTCCCCGAGTTCGACCCGCAGGTCGTCCACGTCGTCGAGGGTGGGACCGTCGAGTGGGTGGTCGAAACCGGTCGCCACGACGTGACGGCGTACCATCGCGACGGCCACCCGCCCCACCGGACGCCCGACAACGTCGAGCCGTGGGGCAGCGGTCGACTCAGCCAGCCCGGCCAGACCTTCGCGTACACGTTCGACCGCGAGGGCGTGTACGACTACGTCGACACGCAACAGGTCTGCACCTCACACGAGGTCGCGGGAAACATCGGCCGCGTGGTCGTCGGCTGGCCCGACCCCGTCGACGAACCCGCGATGGCCGATCCGCCGGAGACGATGCCCAGACGGGCCGTCAACGCACTGACGATGTTCAACGAGCGTACGGCGCCGACGCTCGAGGCGGGACCCTGA
- the nirK gene encoding copper-containing nitrite reductase, whose translation MTSLTTNRRRLLAALGATSAVAVAGCLDDGSTDPGGQAATPPPTASETEEGLADAKATDVDRIAADPTDLPDPVDWSSPRTHEIEVTTTERIAEIEPGVTFKYMTFDDQVPGPMIRVRRGDTIRLTLTNDTDAMMVHNIDLHAVYGPGGGADDTMVDPGQSATIEFKAMYPGVHVYHCAVPDMDMHISAGMYGAILVEPEDGLPEVDRELYFGQNELYTSGAPGEKGHHEFDYDAMTSEEPTYVTLNGEAYAFTENGYGPVTVDKGERVRIFHANGGPNLISSWHAIGNVWETLYRDGDMVSDPARYVETTPVVPGSVGAAEIDTPVPGPIKIVDHALSRVVRKGMLGVIQVEGEEEPEIFNPDA comes from the coding sequence ATGACTTCCCTCACCACCAACCGACGACGACTTCTGGCGGCTCTCGGCGCGACCAGCGCGGTAGCGGTTGCAGGCTGTCTCGACGACGGTAGTACCGACCCCGGCGGACAGGCGGCGACCCCACCCCCGACGGCGAGCGAGACCGAGGAGGGCCTGGCGGACGCGAAGGCCACGGACGTAGACCGGATCGCAGCAGACCCGACGGACCTGCCGGACCCGGTCGACTGGTCGTCCCCGCGGACCCACGAGATCGAAGTGACGACGACCGAACGTATCGCCGAGATCGAACCCGGCGTCACGTTCAAATACATGACGTTCGACGACCAGGTTCCGGGCCCGATGATCCGCGTGCGACGCGGGGACACGATCAGGCTCACGCTGACGAACGACACGGACGCGATGATGGTCCACAACATCGACCTTCACGCCGTCTACGGACCCGGCGGCGGCGCTGACGACACGATGGTCGATCCCGGCCAGTCGGCGACGATCGAGTTCAAAGCGATGTACCCCGGCGTCCACGTCTACCACTGTGCGGTCCCGGACATGGACATGCACATCAGCGCGGGCATGTACGGCGCGATCCTCGTCGAGCCGGAGGACGGCCTCCCCGAGGTCGACCGCGAACTGTACTTCGGACAGAACGAACTCTACACGTCCGGCGCGCCCGGCGAAAAGGGCCACCACGAGTTCGACTACGACGCGATGACCAGCGAGGAGCCGACCTACGTCACCCTGAACGGCGAAGCGTACGCCTTCACCGAGAACGGGTACGGGCCGGTTACCGTCGACAAGGGAGAGCGCGTCCGTATCTTCCACGCCAACGGTGGACCGAACCTCATCAGCTCCTGGCACGCCATCGGCAACGTCTGGGAGACGCTCTACCGCGATGGCGACATGGTCTCAGACCCCGCCCGATACGTCGAGACGACTCCGGTCGTCCCCGGGTCGGTCGGTGCGGCGGAGATCGACACGCCAGTTCCCGGCCCGATCAAGATCGTCGACCACGCGCTCAGTCGGGTCGTCCGCAAGGGAATGCTCGGCGTGATCCAGGTCGAGGGCGAGGAGGAGCCGGAGATCTTCAACCCGGACGCGTAG
- a CDS encoding DUF3054 domain-containing protein, with translation MNDSHTLARRWAALEPFVPLVTVGDGVVVTAFIAFGLWTHGIEPWTVPGYTLRTAAPFVIGWLLVTPVVGTYRDRTWSSFRRSAAVVGVTWLGATLLGGAIRSTALVPGAAPPSFLLVNAALGLVFVVPWRVFVTAATRRRRRRARQPATTSAD, from the coding sequence ATGAACGACTCACACACGCTCGCTCGCAGATGGGCCGCGCTCGAACCGTTCGTCCCGCTGGTAACGGTCGGGGACGGCGTCGTCGTCACGGCCTTCATCGCGTTCGGACTCTGGACGCACGGCATCGAGCCGTGGACCGTCCCGGGCTACACCCTGCGGACGGCGGCGCCGTTCGTGATCGGCTGGCTCCTCGTCACACCGGTGGTCGGCACCTATCGTGACCGTACCTGGTCGTCGTTCCGGCGATCGGCCGCCGTCGTCGGTGTCACCTGGCTCGGCGCGACGCTCCTCGGGGGCGCGATCAGATCGACGGCGCTCGTTCCGGGTGCCGCGCCGCCGTCGTTCCTCCTCGTCAACGCCGCGCTCGGGCTCGTGTTCGTCGTCCCCTGGCGGGTGTTCGTGACGGCGGCCACGCGACGGCGGCGGCGAAGGGCGCGACAACCGGCGACGACGTCGGCCGACTGA